The Paraburkholderia sp. SOS3 genome includes a region encoding these proteins:
- a CDS encoding GMC family oxidoreductase: MTSASTDTTDSTDSTDSTAFPLPDPQSARAAQVHGADTTFDFIVCGSGSSGAVVARRLAEHPELRVLLLEAGGTDEVPAIIDSTAWPMLRRSEQNWLFRATPNANLNGRMIPMAMGKVLGGGASINVMAWARGHQADWDDLAKATEDDGWSYESVLAIYRRIEDWHGEPDSRRRGQGGPLFVQPAPDPHPIAAAGLEAFARAGVPTVADHNGAMMEGDGGAAFTNVCVREGRRQSVYRAYVHPFLQSPGARSNLVVLPQALVTRLTFDGAAVTGVEYLRHGELKRVRATREVVLSLGAIQTPKLLMQSGIGDEAELRRHGIELKQPLPGVGRNFQDHFMAPCVWEAAGPIVGRNNLGEMTALWKSDNRRDRPDCQTFLTELPYASPEAAGRDLPVHGWSLTTAVLRTESRGRVRLTGAHPLDPVAIDANFLADPADLRTLRRCIEFCRDVGNSAPLRPFTGREYLPGPVGDAALEQFMRNGTVSHSHQSCTAKMGHDAMSVVDTRMRVYGIDRLRIADASILPRITTGNTMAPCVVIGERAAQMLAADHGF; this comes from the coding sequence ATGACGAGCGCCTCTACCGATACCACCGATTCAACGGATTCAACGGATTCAACCGCGTTTCCCCTGCCGGACCCGCAGTCCGCTCGCGCTGCGCAAGTGCATGGCGCGGACACGACCTTCGACTTTATCGTCTGCGGTTCGGGCAGTTCGGGCGCTGTCGTCGCGCGGCGTCTCGCCGAGCACCCGGAGTTGCGCGTGCTGCTGCTCGAAGCGGGCGGCACGGACGAGGTCCCCGCGATCATCGACAGCACGGCGTGGCCCATGCTCAGACGCAGCGAGCAGAACTGGCTATTTCGCGCGACGCCGAACGCGAATCTGAACGGCCGCATGATTCCGATGGCGATGGGCAAGGTGCTCGGCGGCGGCGCGAGCATCAACGTGATGGCCTGGGCGCGCGGGCATCAGGCGGACTGGGACGATCTCGCCAAAGCCACCGAAGACGACGGCTGGAGCTATGAATCGGTGCTCGCGATCTATCGCCGCATCGAAGACTGGCACGGCGAGCCGGACTCGCGGCGGCGCGGGCAGGGCGGTCCGCTGTTCGTGCAGCCGGCGCCCGATCCGCATCCGATCGCCGCCGCTGGCCTCGAAGCGTTTGCGCGCGCCGGCGTGCCGACGGTCGCCGATCATAACGGCGCGATGATGGAAGGCGACGGCGGCGCCGCGTTCACGAACGTGTGCGTGCGCGAGGGGCGCCGGCAGTCCGTGTATCGCGCGTATGTGCACCCGTTTCTGCAGTCGCCGGGCGCACGGTCGAATCTCGTCGTGCTGCCGCAGGCGCTCGTGACGCGGCTCACGTTCGACGGCGCCGCGGTGACCGGCGTCGAATATCTGCGCCACGGCGAACTGAAACGCGTGCGTGCGACGCGTGAAGTCGTGTTGTCGCTCGGTGCGATCCAGACGCCGAAACTGCTTATGCAATCGGGTATAGGCGACGAAGCGGAATTGCGCCGCCATGGCATCGAACTCAAGCAGCCGCTGCCCGGCGTCGGCCGCAATTTCCAGGACCACTTCATGGCGCCGTGCGTGTGGGAGGCGGCCGGCCCGATCGTCGGCCGCAATAACCTCGGTGAAATGACCGCGCTCTGGAAAAGCGACAACCGGCGCGATCGGCCCGATTGCCAGACGTTTCTGACGGAACTGCCGTACGCGAGCCCCGAAGCGGCCGGCCGCGATCTGCCCGTGCACGGCTGGTCGCTGACGACGGCGGTGCTGCGCACCGAGAGCCGCGGCCGCGTGCGTCTGACGGGCGCGCATCCGCTCGACCCGGTCGCGATCGACGCGAACTTCCTCGCCGACCCCGCCGATCTGCGCACGCTCAGGCGTTGCATCGAGTTTTGCCGCGACGTCGGCAATTCGGCGCCGCTGCGGCCCTTCACGGGGCGCGAGTATCTGCCGGGACCGGTCGGCGACGCGGCGCTCGAGCAGTTCATGCGCAACGGCACGGTCAGCCATTCGCATCAGAGCTGTACCGCGAAGATGGGCCACGACGCGATGTCGGTCGTCGATACGCGCATGCGTGTGTACGGCATCGACCGGTTGCGCATCGCCGATGCGTCGATCCTGCCGCGCATCACGACCGGCAATACGATGGCGCCGTGCGTCGTGATCGGCGAGCGGGCCGCGCAGATGCTCGCGGCCGATCACGGGTTTTGA